From one Halothece sp. PCC 7418 genomic stretch:
- a CDS encoding secondary thiamine-phosphate synthase enzyme YjbQ, giving the protein MSHYQTTLTVKTTGKCLHKITSKVASIVAQSGVERGLCTVFIRHTSASLMIQENADPDVLTDLSNFMKKLVPEDRSLYVHNAEGPDDMPAHIRSVLTKTSEQIPIDRGQLMLGTWQGIYLWEHRDRAHSRELVVHISGN; this is encoded by the coding sequence ATGAGTCATTATCAAACCACCTTGACCGTTAAAACAACGGGGAAATGTTTACATAAAATTACCTCAAAAGTTGCATCAATTGTTGCTCAATCGGGTGTCGAAAGAGGATTGTGTACCGTCTTTATTCGTCATACCTCAGCCAGTTTGATGATTCAGGAAAATGCCGATCCTGATGTATTAACGGATCTGTCAAACTTCATGAAAAAATTAGTCCCAGAAGATCGCAGTCTCTATGTTCACAATGCCGAAGGACCTGATGATATGCCTGCCCATATTCGGTCAGTTTTAACCAAGACTTCGGAACAAATCCCCATTGATCGCGGACAATTAATGTTAGGGACGTGGCAAGGGATTTACCTATGGGAACATCGCGATCGCGCTCATTCGAGAGAACTAGTCGTTCATATTAGTGGCAACTAA